The genomic stretch GCCGCTCCGACCAATCGAGTGCGGAGCCTTGCGGATCGGCATCGATCAGGATGACCCGCTTGCCTTGCGCAGCCCAGGCTCCGGCGAGATGCAGCGCCAGCGTCGTCTTGCCCACGCCGCCTTTCTGATTGAGGAGCGCAACAATCATCGCCGTCCTCTCGGTTTGCCGAGAGGAAGTTCAGGCGTGCTTGTTGACGCGGGCGATCCCTGCTTTGGGGGTGTCAGCTTGCCTTTATGGGCACCCGATCTGAGGGCCGCACCAGCCTTCGCGATGAGCTTTTCCACATCGCGCCGCCGCTCTTCAAAGTTAGATTCTGTGTTAGACTCTAAGTTAAGGGCGCAATTTTCGCTTTTATTACCGAAGGATAGGAGGTGTTTGGGTTCCCGATAGCACGAGCCTCCGGTTCCTGATGGCACGATAGTCCGGGTTCCCGATAGCACGAGGCTATCCACAGGTTTTCCACAGGCCGGGACAGGCTCGAAAGCGAGCAGCATCCGGCCGCCGGTTTCGACCTCGGCGAACAGGGTGTAGCCGGGCAGTGGCTGGCGGCGGATAATGTCGCGCAGCTCGAAGGCGAAGCGCTTGAACGGCGACAGACTGCCCGATTTCTGGTGCAGGTGACGGAAGTCGAACCGCCAACCGTTTTTCTGCCGCCCACCATGCTTGCGCACCAGGCGATAGAGCCAGCGATCCAACCCGCCGGTCAGATTGAAATAGGCCCGGTCGATGGTGAGGATCAGGGCGTCATCCAGAACCGCACTGTAGAACCAGTCGGGCACGATCATCTCGATGCCGTCCGGGCGGCCATTGGCATCGGTCCGCTCGTGCCATTCGTTGATCCACGAAAAGCGATGTCGCCGTCCATTCCCGCGCTGGCGGATCGAGGTTGCAACCGTGGTCGATTGCAGCCGGTCCAGCGCCGCCTTCAGGCGCTGATAGTCCCTCAGGGAGGTTCCGCGCCCTGTGAATGTCAGGATTTCATAGGGCGTTGCCGCCATCAGGCGCGACGTGCGCAGACCGGCGTCCCGCGCTTCAACAATCTGACTGGCCGCCCAGATCAGAATATCGGCATCCCAGATCGTCGCCATGCCGTGATCGGGAACAGCTTCGACACGGATCGAGACATTGCCCAGGGCAAAGTCAATCGGGCGGATACGGTGCGATTTAGAAAGGGAAAAGAAAGGATAGGCCATGAGATCCTGCGCGTCTCGTGGAGCGAATTCACCGGGAAGCGTCCGAAACAGATCGAGTTGTCCGCGTTCCGAGGCGGATGGATGCTGCGCTGCCATCAGAGGGTGACAACCACGTTCAGCGCGTGATGCGCTTGGGCGAGGTGAACGCGGTCGGGGGCAGAGGTTTCGCCGGGAGAACCTGTCCGCGTGGGTCCGACGTGGAGGTGACTGATCCGCGCGCAACCCAGGCTGCGAGATCCTCGACCGAATAGACAACGCGGCCGCCGAGCTTGTGATAGGCAGGTCCGGTTCCGTAGGTTCTGTGCTTTTCCAGCGTGCGCGCGGACAGGCTGAGGAAATCGGCAGCTTCCTTGGTGCGCAGGTAGCGTGGCGGCAAGGCGGCGAGATCAGGTCGCATGGGGTGGCCTCCGTGGTTGTGCAGGATGCCGCTGACGATCAACGGCATGACATGCGCACGGTGGCGAAGGCGCGGCGGCATGGGGGATGAGGAAGATCGAAGGGGTAAAATCCTCACCCTCGATCAGACGTCAGTGTCAGGGTTTGCGACGATGGCGCAAAAGGTCCTGATAACCGCCGTCGATCAGCGCGGCGGCAGATCGGACAAGGGCGATGACAGAGGCGCGCAAAGCCGATGTCTTCCACGGCTCAGCGCGAACGCGCGCCTCGCCGTAAATGGCGATGGCAATCTCACGATAGGTCGCGTGGTTGGCGTTTCCGTCGGCAGCTTGCATCATCAGGCGAAACCGCCGGCGCTGATACGGCGTCATCCTGGGGTCGCGGCGCGCGGGTCTCCCGGCCAGCATGTGCCAGAGCCTGAGAATGGCTTCGAGCCGATCCGGCAGATTTTCGTCAAGTGGCAGAATGATCGCCGGCTGCGAATTGGCATCGGTGTCGGCGAGGATCAGATATTGAACGCCGTCTCTGGCGTCAAAGACACCATATGTCCCCTCTGGTCCGCAGATGGCATCAGCAAGATCGACCGATAAGGCGGACGGAGAAGGCGGAAGAAAATCGGGCGCCGCCCCGAGCATCAGCACGTCCGGATTGGCAACAGGCGACCAGATGACCGGTTGGTCGAGCGCGGAAAAGCAGGGGTCTGCCGGGAAATCGCAACCCCCAGCGATGTTGGAAATCATCCGCAAAGGGAAGATGCCCGCTGCCTTGCGCTACAAGATCATCGAAACTGGCCTGATAGGAGGCGTTACGGCGCAGGCATTCCCAGGCGACACCCTCAACGGGCAGCGCATCGTAGAATTCATACTGGTCCTGGTCTCGCCAGCGGGATGTATCCGGCTTCATTGCTCCGCTCCTGGTTGAAACTGCACAGGTGGAGCGTGAAAGAATTGCGGCGCCGCTACCGAGATGGAAGCCGGAACGAAGACATGGGGTGATGCTCTGAGGGCATCACTGGTGCGACGGCGGCGAGGTCAGGTTCGATCTGTCGGATGACGCAGCAACTGGCGATAGCCGCTCTGTGTCATCCAGCGCGCGCGGGCCAGATGGCTGTCATGAACCTGCCGAGCGCGCACTGGTTCCAGGGCGGGGTCGATACCGAACAGAATGTTGACGGCTTCGGTCCATTCCGCACCATCGGCGTCAGCATCAAGCAGCCGCATGTAGAGTTTGACGTGCGCGCGATCATATTCGGTCAGCTCGTCGCCGACAGGCACGATGTCGTCAAAGGGGATGACTGCGGATGTCATGTCGAGGGCCGCCGCAGGGCGCAGGCCGCGGCGGCGGATTGATGATGCCGCCGGCGCCGGTCAGGCGTCATGGATCTGTCGGTATCTCTTCTCGTCTTGGTCATGAACCAGCAATACTCCTTGCCCGCGATCCGTGGACAGGAGAACAATCCCTGCTGCTTCAAGCGCCCGGCGCACCTGATCCCGCGTTGTCTCATACACCTCGAGCCGGTTCTCGGACTCAAGGCGTTTCAGGGCAGTCAGCGATATTCGGGCCTTGTCAGCGAGCGTCTCCTGCGTCCAACCCAGCAACGCGCGTGCGGCCCGCGACTGTCGAGCGGTGATCATGCATGATCACCTCCCATCGCGACCGGCGCGCATTCCAGAACTACGGCTATTTTAGTCGCCTTCGCCCGATACGCCATACGAAATCGTCGAATCTGGCCAGGGCGTTATCTGCACGGCTGAGCATGCAGCCCGACTGATTCGCCTGTATGCCGCAATTGCAGCACTTGTGCTGGCCGTAGCGTCGACCAGCGCAAGATGATCCCCAAACGCTCCATGGGAAATGGTAGTGATATGTTTGGAGATCATTTTTGTTGCATTCTACACCGGGTATGATACCCATCCAGATCAATGCGGCAAGAATGATCCGTAAAGGTATCACATGAAGGCGGAAGAAGAAACACTGAGGCTGATCGGCGACCATTTTCGCCGCGCGCGTCTTGCAGCGGGGTTGACCCAGGAGCAGGTGGCCGATCTTGCGGGCATTTCGCGCCCGCGCTACCGCGACATCGAGACGGGGGCAGCGGCCGCGCGCACCACGACATTGATCAACATTGCCCGGGCGCTTGGGCTGGAAATGATGCTGGTCCCGCAGGCGATGGTGCCCGCCATCGAGGCGCTTTTGCGCCCCGAGGCCGAGGATGATCATCCGGCCTTCAGCCCGCAACCGGAGAGCGACGATGACAGCCGTCCGTACCGCTGAGACCATCACCTCGCTGGACGTGTTCCTGAACAGTGCGAAGGTTGGCACGATCGTCAGGACGCCGGGCGATTTCAACGCCTTCAGCCTTGATCCGGCCTATCGCGCGACCGGCGGCATTCCGGTTCTGAGCCTGTCGCTGCGCGCGGCATCAGGGGGCCTGCGCAAGGATCCGCGACCTGTCGCAGGCAGCCTGCCGCCCTTCTTTGCCAACCTGCTGCCCGAAGACCGACTGCGCGAGGCGATGGAAAAGCACCATGCGGGCAATGTGCGGCCGGGGAATGATTTCGATCTCCTGGCAGCTCTGGGCGCGGACCTGCCGGGTGCCGTTCGGGTGCTGCCCAGTGACGGTCAACCGGGTATCGCGGCTACGGCTCTCCAAGGTCGGCCAAAAGCCCGCTTCTCGCTGGCGGGCGTGCAGATGAAGCTATCGGTGATGAAGAACACGGGCAAGGGCGGCGGACTGACCCTGCCGCTCGGGGATGACGAGGGCCAGTATATTGCGAAATTCCCCTCGACCGCCTTTCCGGGCGTGTCGGAAAACGAGTTCGCGAACCTCGCACTTGCCGAAGCAATCGGCATGGACGTGCCCGAGCGGGAACTGGTCAGACGGGACCAGTTCGAGGGGATTCCCGAAGAGTTCGAAACACTTGCCGAGGGGCTGGTCCTGCTCGTGCGGCGTTTTGATCGCGGGGCAGATGGGCAACGCATCCATATCGAAGATTTCGCGCAGGTTTTCGGCCTGTACCCGGCACGTAAATATGATGGCGCCGCCTCCCACGACATCGCCTCTGTGCTGAATGTGGCAATCTCGCCGTTCGCCGCGCTGGAGTTTGTCCGGCGGCTGACCTACTCGGTGGTCATGGGCAATGGCGACATGCATCTCAAGAACTGGTCGCTGATCTATCCGGGCGACGGCGACACGCCCACTCTTGCACCGATCTACGACATGCTTTCGACCGTTCCCTACATTCCGGCAGATGGGCTGGCGTTGTCACTGGGCGGCGAGCGGGCCTTCAAGGGCCTGGCCCCGGCCCGCTGGAAGACGTTTGCCAATCGGGCAAGGCTTCCCGAGCCAGCCGTGCTCAAGGCCGTTGTCGAGACGGTGAAACGCATCGATGCGAAATGGTGGACACTACCGGAACGCGAGGTGGTCCCCCCGCCCGTGCTGGAACGGATCGACGCCCATGTGAAAACCATGATCCCGATCCTGACCGGCTGAGCAGTTCCAGCCCGGACAGGTCACCGGGCCTGGCGGCTTTCCCGCGGGCACGGGAAAGGCCCCGACCTTGCGGTCGGAGCCTTTGTTCCGCGCCTCAGTCGCCGCGGCGACCGTTGGGGCGGGACCAGATGAGCGAGAAGGTTTCGCCGTCTTCTTCGTCGAAGAGGTTGGCGTAGATCGGAGCGTTGAAGCTCGGATCGTCCAGCTTGAGGCCCAGATAGTCGCGGCCCTCGTTGGAGCGCTTTGACCAGGCGGCGCCGATCTCGGCGCGGCCGACCAGAACCCGGTGGCTGGGGGCGTTCTCGCCGGTGGCGCGCAGGTCGGGAACGATGCGCACGCCCTTGGCCTGGACGCTGAGGGTGACGATTTCGCCGGTGAATTCGTTCGAGCCAGTCTTCTTGAAGGTGCCGATGGTTGCCATTTTAAGTCTCCGTTTTCCGTTTCCGAGCCCGCACCATTGCGGCCTCTATGGCGATCGACCGGCCGGAGACGAACGCTGGCGCACCCCGAACGGGGCTGGACAGCACAGGAGAAACTTTCTTGTTCCGCGCGGAATGGCGGCTCTGCCGTCAGGGGAAGAAAGTTGTGACGACGCTGTTGCGCTAAAGCGGTCGAAGCGCAACGCGCTGTTCTTCGGCCAGATCAGGCCATTGAAGAGGCCGTTTGGAGCGGTCGAGACACGGGGGCTGAACGGAGATGTGGCAACCTTGGGCTGCATCAGGATAACCAGATCGGCAACACCGGCCTTTTTGTCACCCCGCGTCTCAGGCCATGCGCATCTCTCTTTCCCGCCTGCCCCACCCGCATCGCCCCAACCGGGTTCCCGTCAGTCCGCGAACGCTGAT from Martelella sp. AD-3 encodes the following:
- a CDS encoding helix-turn-helix domain-containing protein → MKAEEETLRLIGDHFRRARLAAGLTQEQVADLAGISRPRYRDIETGAAAARTTTLINIARALGLEMMLVPQAMVPAIEALLRPEAEDDHPAFSPQPESDDDSRPYR
- a CDS encoding replication initiator protein A — translated: MAAQHPSASERGQLDLFRTLPGEFAPRDAQDLMAYPFFSLSKSHRIRPIDFALGNVSIRVEAVPDHGMATIWDADILIWAASQIVEARDAGLRTSRLMAATPYEILTFTGRGTSLRDYQRLKAALDRLQSTTVATSIRQRGNGRRHRFSWINEWHERTDANGRPDGIEMIVPDWFYSAVLDDALILTIDRAYFNLTGGLDRWLYRLVRKHGGRQKNGWRFDFRHLHQKSGSLSPFKRFAFELRDIIRRQPLPGYTLFAEVETGGRMLLAFEPVPACGKPVDSLVLSGTRTIVPSGTGGSCYREPKHLLSFGNKSENCALNLESNTESNFEERRRDVEKLIAKAGAALRSGAHKGKLTPPKQGSPASTSTPELPLGKPRGRR
- a CDS encoding helix-turn-helix transcriptional regulator, yielding MITARQSRAARALLGWTQETLADKARISLTALKRLESENRLEVYETTRDQVRRALEAAGIVLLSTDRGQGVLLVHDQDEKRYRQIHDA
- a CDS encoding AlpA family transcriptional regulator; protein product: MRPDLAALPPRYLRTKEAADFLSLSARTLEKHRTYGTGPAYHKLGGRVVYSVEDLAAWVARGSVTSTSDPRGQVLPAKPLPPTAFTSPKRITR
- a CDS encoding DUF736 domain-containing protein produces the protein MATIGTFKKTGSNEFTGEIVTLSVQAKGVRIVPDLRATGENAPSHRVLVGRAEIGAAWSKRSNEGRDYLGLKLDDPSFNAPIYANLFDEEDGETFSLIWSRPNGRRGD
- a CDS encoding transcriptional regulator domain-containing protein, encoding MKPDTSRWRDQDQYEFYDALPVEGVAWECLRRNASYQASFDDLVAQGSGHLPFADDFQHRWGLRFPGRPLLFRARPTGHLVACCQSGRADARGGARFSSAFSVRLIGRSC
- a CDS encoding type II toxin-antitoxin system HipA family toxin gives rise to the protein MTAVRTAETITSLDVFLNSAKVGTIVRTPGDFNAFSLDPAYRATGGIPVLSLSLRAASGGLRKDPRPVAGSLPPFFANLLPEDRLREAMEKHHAGNVRPGNDFDLLAALGADLPGAVRVLPSDGQPGIAATALQGRPKARFSLAGVQMKLSVMKNTGKGGGLTLPLGDDEGQYIAKFPSTAFPGVSENEFANLALAEAIGMDVPERELVRRDQFEGIPEEFETLAEGLVLLVRRFDRGADGQRIHIEDFAQVFGLYPARKYDGAASHDIASVLNVAISPFAALEFVRRLTYSVVMGNGDMHLKNWSLIYPGDGDTPTLAPIYDMLSTVPYIPADGLALSLGGERAFKGLAPARWKTFANRARLPEPAVLKAVVETVKRIDAKWWTLPEREVVPPPVLERIDAHVKTMIPILTG
- a CDS encoding DUF2285 domain-containing protein; translated protein: MLGAAPDFLPPSPSALSVDLADAICGPEGTYGVFDARDGVQYLILADTDANSQPAIILPLDENLPDRLEAILRLWHMLAGRPARRDPRMTPYQRRRFRLMMQAADGNANHATYREIAIAIYGEARVRAEPWKTSALRASVIALVRSAAALIDGGYQDLLRHRRKP
- a CDS encoding DNA -binding domain-containing protein, translated to MTSAVIPFDDIVPVGDELTEYDRAHVKLYMRLLDADADGAEWTEAVNILFGIDPALEPVRARQVHDSHLARARWMTQSGYRQLLRHPTDRT